The following DNA comes from Bacillota bacterium.
GTCCATCAGTTCACCAAAGTCGGGCGGATGGCGATGATCGGCGCCCATACCATGGTAACCAAAGATGTGCCTCCATACCTTCTCGTCGATGGAAATCCCGCTAAAGCCTACGGTATCAATATAGTTGGCTTGAGACGCAATGGATTAAGTCCCGAGGTTAGAGCCGAAATTAAGCGCGCCTATAAGATTTTGTACCGTTCTAATTTGACTATATCCGAGGCCATCGAACAAATGGAGCAGGAGTTGGCCGGTTCTCCAGAAATCGATCATTTCCTCCGCTTCTTGAGATCCGTGGATCGTGGTATTTGTCGTTAGGATAAGGTAGGAGATCTTATGACCCAGTCAAAAAGCGTGTTCCTAAGGGCAAAGGAGTGCGCCTCCCTGTCGTTGCCTGAAACGCTGTACAAGATCCGGGGGATCCTGCCTTTGCCTCTACTGTTACTCAGCATCCTGTGGTCTCGTCCGAATCCCCAGTCCTTGACCTGGGGTTTGGTCCTGGTTGCAGGGGGAGAACTAGTTCGCCTCTGGGTAGCGGGGTTTCTCGGTGGACAGCCAATAGAGCAACGGGACGGGTTGCCCTTAGTGGAGCATGGTCCCTATAGTTTGATGCGGCATCCCCGCCAGATTGGGAATTTCCTCATTGGGATGGGATTAAGTGTCGCTGCAAACTGGTGGATCGGATACCTGCTCTATTTCGGCTATTGCCTCCTTGTGATTCGGGTATTGATTCCCGTGGAAGAGGATGTCTTGGTGGCCAGCTATGGTGATGAGTATCGCCAATATTGTGCTAGGGTACATCGCTTTCGTCCGAAGGTTAGCAAGGCCATCCTTAGCCGAGAGGGTTTTGCCGGGAAAGATGCCTTTGCCAGCGAGCGGTCGATGCTGTTCTTCATCGCTGCTATTGGGGCATGTTTTGCTGCAAAATGTTTGTTTCTGGTAACGGGATAGGTTGTCCTTTGCCGGTATGGGCCACTGGTTTCCAGTGGCTTTTTCTTTACCAATCTTCGCTTAGGTGGGACAGGGGGAAGTGAAATGAAAATAGGTTTGCTGGCCGGTGAAGGGTTACTACCCTTTGCCTTTGCCGAGAATGCGAAAGCTATGGGGCACAGTGTGGTGGCGATTCAGATCTTTGCTGCCAGGCCGGAACTTGCCTCCCACGTGGACAAGTTGCTGCAGATCCCGGTGGGGCAGTGGGGAAAGATTCTCAGTACCCTGCAGCAAGA
Coding sequences within:
- a CDS encoding isoprenylcysteine carboxylmethyltransferase family protein, with the protein product MTQSKSVFLRAKECASLSLPETLYKIRGILPLPLLLLSILWSRPNPQSLTWGLVLVAGGELVRLWVAGFLGGQPIEQRDGLPLVEHGPYSLMRHPRQIGNFLIGMGLSVAANWWIGYLLYFGYCLLVIRVLIPVEEDVLVASYGDEYRQYCARVHRFRPKVSKAILSREGFAGKDAFASERSMLFFIAAIGACFAAKCLFLVTG